A section of the Spirochaetota bacterium genome encodes:
- a CDS encoding acylphosphatase has translation MPRELILSGRVQGVACRYYCGQYGRIMGLRGSATNLSNGTVRVLLDIEDDDAAREYMRALRQNPKRIAFYGYIERIDVRWHAGPIEG, from the coding sequence TCATACTCAGTGGAAGGGTGCAGGGGGTGGCGTGCCGCTATTATTGCGGCCAGTACGGCCGAATAATGGGCCTGCGCGGCTCGGCGACAAACCTGTCCAACGGCACCGTACGCGTGCTGCTCGACATCGAAGACGACGATGCGGCGCGCGAGTACATGCGGGCACTCAGGCAGAATCCGAAGCGCATTGCTTTTTACGGTTATATCGAGCGCATAGACGTGCGGTGGCACGCGGGGCCGATTGAGGGTGA